The DNA segment TCTTTGATTCCGTTGAGTCCGTTCTGGCGCACATTCTTTTCTCCGTGCCTGCCATCAAAGGCTTGGAATTCGGAAGCGGCTTCGGCATCGCAGAAATGTTGGGATCGGAAGCGAACGATTCCTATTATTATGACGGCGACCAAATCAAGACCCGCACGAACCATAACGGCGGCATTTTGGGCGGCATCACGGATGGCATGCCGATCATCTACAAAGTGGCGATCAAGCCGCCAGCTTCCATCACAAAGCTGCAGCAAACCATCAACATCGAAGACAAGACCGATGCGGAACTGTCGGTTGAGGGCAGACACGATCCGATCATCGTACCGCGCGCCATTCCTGTATTGGAAGCCGTGACGGCGATTGCGATCCTGGATCTGCTGATGGATTCCAAATTCTATAAATACGACTGAGAACGGAGTGGAAGGCGAGTATGACGGATTTAGAAGACTATCGCAAAGAGTTGGATGCCCTTGATCAGGAGCTTGTGGCTCTGTTCGAAAAACGGATGCACATTTCCCAAGCCATCGGCAATTATAAGCTGGTGCATGATTTGCCCATCTTTGACGAAGGCCGTGAGCAACGCGTCGTGGAAAAGAATCTTACCCATCTGAAGAGTGAAGAGTTTGCGGTGCAGACCCATCATTTCCTGGATACGATCATGGATCTTTCGAAGGAAGTCCAAAAGGATGTTCGGGCAGCCTCGAACGATTATGAGCAGATCTTTGCGATCCACAATCCGAAAGAGCACGCGCAGATCGGTTATTTTGGGGAAACGGGCTCCTTCTGCGAAGAAGCGATGTTGGCCTATTTCAAGGAAGCTCCCCGCGATCCGAAAAACTACCATACCTTCGAATCGTTGTTCATTGGTATCCAGAACGGGGAAATCGATTACGGCGTTCTGCCAGTGGAAAACTCTTCCACTGGTGCGATTTCTCAAGTGCTCGATCTGTTGTACAAATACGGCCTTTCCATCGTGGGCGAGCAATACATCAAAATCGAGCAGCATCTGATCGGCCTGGAAGGGACCGGTCTGGATCAAATAGAGGAAGTCTATTCGCACCCGCAAGGTTTCCAGCAATCCACCGATTATTTCAAGGACCATGAGCAGTGGCGTCAGATTCCGTTCCACAGCACATCCGACAGCGCGAAAATGGTGAAGGACTCCGGAGATGCGCATAAAGGCGCTATCGCCAGCAGAAGAGCCGCCCAGATCCATGGCCTCGCCATCTTGGCGGAGAGCATCCAGAATCAGAGCGAAAATACGACCCGCTTCATCATCGTCGGCAAGGATCTCGAGTCGAATCCGCGCTGCAACAAAGTCAGCGTGGTGTTCTCTCTGGACAACCAAGCCGGTACGCTGTTCAAACTGCTGCGCCATTTCGCAAAGTACCACATCAACCTGATCAAAATCGAATCCCGCCCGGTCGAAGGGGAAAAATGGGAGTATCTGCTGTACCTGGATTTCGAAGGCAACATCGCCGACGAAAACGTCCATGAAGCCTTGCGCTTCATCCACCGGAGCAGCGTCTATTTCAGACTGTTGGGCTGCTATAAAGCCGCAACCGAAAACAAATAAAAAGCATTCCGCGCAAGGGCGGAATGCCGGAAAAGCCAGCAATGACCGCTATCTGCGGTGTGTTGCTGGCTTTTTGTTTTTTCAGATTCTTGCAGTCCAGTGTAAAAATGGGTACTATTAGGTAGAGAACGCGTTACGGAAGGGTGAGTTTATTGAAAGCAGCAGAGAGACGAAATGAAATCATCAAATTATTGGAGGCCACGGATCAACCGGTGAATGCCACCCAACTGGCCGAACTGTTGTCGGTCAGCCGGCAGGTCATTGTGGGCGATATCGCCTTGATCCGTGCCAAAGGGATTGAGATTCTGGCAACACCACGGGGCTATCTTTCCGCGAATGCATTCAAAGGTGAGGGCGCCCTGTTCACAGGAAAAATTGCATGCCAGCACTCGCAAGCCGAGACAGTGACGGAACTGAACATCATCGTGGACAACGGCGGCGAGGTCGTGGATGTCCAGGTCGAGCATCCCGTCTACGGCACGTTGACCGGAGAACTGCATATCCGCTCGCGCCATGATGTCATCGATTTTATGAAAAAAATCGCATCAAAGGAAGCAGCGATGCTGTCTTCGCTGACGGGCGGCGTCCATCTGCATACGCTTGCCTGCAAGGACGAAGAAACATTCCTGCGCATCAAAAAGGAACTGAAGGACGCCGGCATCCTCTATTCCGGTTGAAAACGCATGAAAATAAGCTTGACAACTCCTGAAAAGATTATATAATATAGTACAACTGTCAAGACAGTTGTAAACATCTTTGGAGGGATTGGCGAAATGAATACACGTACACAAACGAAACACATTACGATAGCTGCTCTACTGATTGCGATAGGGATCCTGATACCGATGATATCCCCTTTGAAAATAATTCTTGAACCGGCATCCTTCACATTGGCAAGCCATGTGGCGACGATGATCGCCATGTTCCTTTCACCCGGCATCGCTGTTGCGGTGGCCTTCGGGACGGCAGTAGGTTTCATGTTGGGAGGCTTTCCGTTGGTCGTAGTCCTGCGTGCGGCGACGCACATGATCTTTTCGTATTTCGGTGCGAAATACATCCAAAAGCACCCGGATATGGCCCTCAACATCAAAAAATCGTTGCTTTTCAGCTTTGTGCTTGGCGTTCTGCATGCGGGGAGTGAAGTCATCGTCGTCAGCCTGTTCTACTTTGCGGGCAACCTTACGACAGCGTATTACGATAAAGGCCTGATTTCTTCCGTTATGCTGCTGGTCGGTGTCGGAACCGTCATCCATAGCATGGTCGATTACTGGTTGGCCCAAATCGTCTGGAAAACAGTCGGCAAAAAAGCTCTACCGCTACGCTCTGTGTAAAGCGGAAAACGAATCAAACGAAAAGGACGCATCCCGGCTTTAATTGCGGGATGCGTCCTTTTCTGTGTGCGGATCATTCATTCTTTCAAACAGATTTAACCGTTCGCCAGCAAAAATTCGCCTTTATTCCGGTCATAGATGAAGACTTCACCGGTCTCGATGATGTAGTGCCAACCGCTGATCTTCAGCTTGCCTTCCCTCATTTTATCGGCT comes from the uncultured Trichococcus sp. genome and includes:
- a CDS encoding transcription repressor NadR, with translation MKAAERRNEIIKLLEATDQPVNATQLAELLSVSRQVIVGDIALIRAKGIEILATPRGYLSANAFKGEGALFTGKIACQHSQAETVTELNIIVDNGGEVVDVQVEHPVYGTLTGELHIRSRHDVIDFMKKIASKEAAMLSSLTGGVHLHTLACKDEETFLRIKKELKDAGILYSG
- the pheA gene encoding prephenate dehydratase, which translates into the protein MTDLEDYRKELDALDQELVALFEKRMHISQAIGNYKLVHDLPIFDEGREQRVVEKNLTHLKSEEFAVQTHHFLDTIMDLSKEVQKDVRAASNDYEQIFAIHNPKEHAQIGYFGETGSFCEEAMLAYFKEAPRDPKNYHTFESLFIGIQNGEIDYGVLPVENSSTGAISQVLDLLYKYGLSIVGEQYIKIEQHLIGLEGTGLDQIEEVYSHPQGFQQSTDYFKDHEQWRQIPFHSTSDSAKMVKDSGDAHKGAIASRRAAQIHGLAILAESIQNQSENTTRFIIVGKDLESNPRCNKVSVVFSLDNQAGTLFKLLRHFAKYHINLIKIESRPVEGEKWEYLLYLDFEGNIADENVHEALRFIHRSSVYFRLLGCYKAATENK